In Silene latifolia isolate original U9 population chromosome X, ASM4854445v1, whole genome shotgun sequence, the following proteins share a genomic window:
- the LOC141620217 gene encoding uncharacterized protein LOC141620217 — protein MEKVVSKNRKDWSRKLDDTLWAYRTEFITPIGASSYHLIYGKACHLPVELEYEAMWAIKEVNMDFSLAGEKRLMQLNELDEFRLHAYGKLRNRWSGLLTVVEVNKCETFKLNGQRLKVYYDGAYVGVIEAIDLFTINSSY, from the exons ATGGAGAAGGTAGTGAGCAAGAACAGAAAAGATTGGAGTCGTAAGCTTGATGACACCTTATGGGCTTACCGTACGGAATTCATAACCCCGATTGGAGCATCATCGTACCATCTAATATATGGCAAAGCTTGTCATCTACCTGTGGAACTCGAGTAcgaggctatgtgggccataaaggagGTAAATATGGATTTCTCATTGGCGGGTGAGAAGAGATTGATGCAGTTGAACGAGCTTGAtgaatttcgactgcatgcctatg GTAAGCTAAGGAATAGATGGTCAGGACTCTTAACTGTTGTTGAAGTGAACAAATGTGAGACTTTTAAGTTGAATGGACAACGTTTGAAGGTGTATTATGACGGTGCCTATGTTGGGGTGATAGAGGCCATTGACCTCTTCACCATTAATTCGTCTTACTAA